Below is a genomic region from Desulfovibrio sp. TomC.
TTAAGTTTTTCGTGGGAATCACACGAATTGTTCTATGATTTTTAGGATTAATATCATCTTCGTCTTCAATAGTGACTACTTCCTGTCTATACAATATTTCTAGAAATTCATCAAGTAGGCTTTTGACATGATTTAGTAAGTCATCGCCATCGTTAGAGGAAGATTCAATCGATCTGATCAGACTTGCCAAACTATCGTGAAACAAAAGCAGATCTAATAGAAGTGGTTTCATTGACCGATCAATGAAATTGTTTAAGTTTTTTTGGCTTTGCAATTCATCGTAGAGCTTGTCAAAAGCTTTTTCTTTTGTTTCATCGTATTCAAACCGTTCAATGAATTTTTGTTTTAAAAAAGTAGCAAATTCAAGGTTACTTTCAGTTAACATGAGAATCCGTTTAATTCGATCCTTTCCCGAAGATAATATATCTGTTACTGGGGAGGATTCAAATCCATTGCCCAATGTTTCATTAGCAATCTCATCAGTTCCTTCGTTGTTGTCACCCATATTGGCTGCTCCTATGTTGTCTACTTGTTAATTTAGAAT
It encodes:
- the grpE gene encoding nucleotide exchange factor GrpE, whose translation is MGDNNEGTDEIANETLGNGFESSPVTDILSSGKDRIKRILMLTESNLEFATFLKQKFIERFEYDETKEKAFDKLYDELQSQKNLNNFIDRSMKPLLLDLLLFHDSLASLIRSIESSSNDGDDLLNHVKSLLDEFLEILYRQEVVTIEDEDDINPKNHRTIRVIPTKNLNEDFQIVDVLRKGFIWRNNVLRPQDVTIKRFEKTHTPQSNNT